The genomic DNA CGTCGGTTGAACGAAACCATGATCATTTTCAGGTGTGTAGGCTTGATAGATTTCATCGTTTGTTGGTTGAACAAAGCCATGATCATTTTCAGCTAAGTAACCTTCTTTCAATTCATCATTCGTCGGTTGAACAAAACCAGGGTCGATCACATGTGCTGCTTGATTGTTTTGTGATGAAGCCTCTGTAGTTGATGCCTCTGCTGAACCAGGTTGTCCCGCGAGGACTAACGTCGATAATAAAGCTGTTGAACCGAGTAAATATTTCATTTTCATTTTTCATAACTCCTTTATATTAACTTACAATGATATGGGAATAGTGATGCTATTAAATATTGAAGTGGTATAGGTTTAAGTATAAAAAGAATGGAATAACTATGGGAGTTTTTAAAATAACTAAATTAATAACATTCTATCCTCTTGTTTGCAATATAACACAAGTGTATATAAAAATTCATTTATTTGAGTTGTGTTTAATGAAAAGTTAAGAAATATGTTACTTTCAAAAAGGGATTCTGAATCAATTATTAAAAATTTTATGTTTTAAATCATAAAAAAATCCCTTTTAGCCGAAAGATTTCGAGCTAAAAGGGTGAGGTGAATCAGGTCGTTTCATATTAATTAGAATGTTTTAGCAACTTCTTGTGCTTTTTGGATTGCAGCGTTTTTGATTTCTTCGCTACGTTCTGGTTCAGCGTTGTGACCTTCGATGATTACTGTTTCATAAGAAGGCACGCCATAGAAGCCCATCATTGTTCTTACATATCGGTCACCAAGTTCTAATTCTGCACCAGGACCTTCAGAATAGTAGCCGCCACGTGCTTGAATGTGCAACGCTTTTTTGTCAGTTAATAAGCCTACTGGACCTTCTGAAGTGTATTTAAATGTTTTACCAGCAACAGAAACGGCATCTAAATATGCTTTAAGTACAGGAGGAATAGATAAATTCCACATTGGAGAAACAAAAACATATTTATCTGCGTTGATAAATGTTTCTACAATTTCATTTAAGCGATTTACTTTACGACTTTCGTCTTCAGTTAATTGTTCGCCATTTTGTAATTTACCCCAACCAGAGAAAACATCTGCATCAATTTGAGGAATATCTTCTTTAAACAAGTCGATGTGTACTACTTCATCTTCAGGGTGTGCTTGTTCGTAAGCTTCTTTGAATGCTTTCCCTGCTGCCATAGATGATGATACAAGTTCATTTAATGGATGTGCTGTAATGTAAAGTAATTGAGTCATATTTAATACTTCCCTTTCTTTATCGAATTCATAATCTCATTATAACAAGTATAAAAAATATATCAACAATAAAATCTCGAATTCGTAATATTTTTTGCCTATCCATCAAAAAAAGTGTCTTATCATAACTGATATGACGGTATTTTTCCTTAAATGTAAAGTTTTTGTTAAGGGTGAAAATTGAATAAATTACTTTGGATGTGGAATGGATATTGAATATTCCAAAGAGAGTTTCCTTTAGCTGAGAGCCAACAATGTTTGCATTTTTTTATAATCTGTACCTATAATGGACACGATTCAAAGTGTAATAAGAAATAAGGAGGTCTTCAAAATGAAGGTCGGAATTATCGGTGCAACAGGCAAGTCAGGTCGTTTGATTACAGATGAAGCGCTAAAAAGAGGATTAGATGTCACGGCAATCGTTAGAGATGCATCTAAATTAGAGCAATCTGAAGTAAAAGTATTGGAGAAAGATATTTTTGATTTGACGACTAAGGATTTATCCGTGTTTGATGTTGTGGTCAATGCGTTTGGCACGCCGATTGGACAAACACAGCCGCATATTGATGCAGGATGTGTACTCATTGAAGCTTTGAGTGGAACAGAAACACGTTTAGTCGTATTAGGGGGTGCAGGCAGTTTATATGTGGATACCTCACGTAAGCAAAATGGCTTTTCAGCAGGCACTGTTCCAGATTTTGCATATGAAATCGCGATAGGACAAGCTAAAAATTTAGAGGATTTACAAGCAACTTCGAATTTAAATTGGACATTTGTGAGCCCATCAGCATTTTATGATCCAGAAGGGCCACGTACAGGTCGATATCGTATCGGTGGAGATGTCATGTTATATAATTCAGATGGCGAAAGTTATTTAAGCTATCCTGATATGGCACTTGCAATTGTCGATGAAGTTGAAAGTGGCGATCACAATCGACAACAAATGACTGTCGTTAGCGAAAAGCATATTTAGCATAAATATGGAGACGAAAATGAATCCCAAAATAAATAGCGCTAAGATGATTGTGAATAGAAAATCGTCTTAGCGCTTCTTTTTTTATGATTGAGATGGTGTGTATTTTCTTTCCACAATAAAAAACTGATAAAGCTGAAAGATGACGATTAAGCTCATTGTAATTGTGATAACAATGATATAAGGGATAAAGCTATGTTCGCCTTGTAAGCCAACAAGCGGTGTGGCAATCGCGCCGATAAAATATTGCATGAGTCCAACCAAACTTGATGCACTCCCAATGCCTTTTTGTTGACCTTCCATCGCAATTGCAAAGCCTAAAGTTCCAATACCTGCCACAGGGGCAACTATAAGTAAGAATGCTGGCAACAAAATCCATAGGCTAAGATGATTAAGAAGTGCAACAATTGCAATACCAGTTCCAATTAATTGAATCATTGAATAAATGCGAAACAGTGTGTGCTGATTGATATGCTCGACTAATCGGCCTGTTAATTGTGCTGTCCCAATTAACCCAATACCTGTCAAAGCAAAAATATAGCTATATTGTTGGGCAGTGAGATGATAAATATTTTGCATAATAAATGGAGAAGCAGCTAAATAACCGAAAAACATGGCAAAAGTAAACCCTTGAATTAACATCGGAACAACAAATGAACGGCGCGTTAACAGCAATTTAAAGTCAGCTATGACACTTTTGAAGTTACCTTGACGACGTAGCTCGGGCGGTAGCGTTTCATCAATTTTGAAGTGGGCACCTAGCAGCATCAGTAATGCCAAAATAGCAAGTATCCAAAAAAGTATTCTAAAATCACCAAAGCTCAAGATTGCGCCACCAAACATAGGCGCTAAAACAGGTGCAGCACCATTGACAAGCATGAGCATAGCTAAAAATTGTGTGAGTGCTTTTCCTTTATATAAATCTGTCGCAATTGCCCTTGCTAAAACGATACCCGCACCTCCAGAGACACCTTGAATAAATCGGAAAATGATAAGCAGTGTAATGTTAGGTGTAAGTGCGATTGCTACTGAAGATAAAATATAAACGATTAAGCTAGTTGTTAAAGGTTTTTTACGTCCTGTATTATCCGAAAGTGTCCCCAGTACAACATTTCCTACTGCAAGGCCTACCATAAAAAATGTGAGTGTGAGTTGTACATGGGCCGTAGTGGTATTCAACATCGATTTGACTTCAGGTAATGCAGGTAAATACATATCAATTGAAAGCGGACCAAATGCAGATAGTCCGGCCATAATTAAGATGAATATACGTGATATACGTTTTTCTTTCATCATTGTTTCTCCTTTTTCTATTTAAGATTTGACGCCCTATACCATAAAAAGAACACGGAAATCAAAGGGGAGACTTCCGTGCTGAATGCTGTTTCATGTTGTTGTTTTGAATCCCTAAATTGAACTTATGGCGCATTACACCATTGCACCTCTATGATATTGATGATCCTTCAAAATGTTGCATAAATTAAGACTGAACACCACGAACAAAAATTTTCAAGACGCGGTCAACAAATTGTTCTGAAGGAATCTTTTTAACATAATGCTGATATTCAAAGACATCTGCAGAAAATGAATTCAATAATAAATCGGCATGAAAATCAGGATCCGATACAATGTTTAATTGTGTGATACAGGCCACTGCTTCATCTTTCAGCTTTAAATAAAAAGGTGTTTGCATCATGACACGATTTTGCTTATCTTTGCGTTCTATTTCTTTGAGTAAGTCGACGTGATCTTCCATCAGTTGAATTAACGTTAAAAAAATAAAACGAAGTACTTCTTGTTGGTCTGAAACACGTTGCTTTTGTTGCTCAATTTTTTCGAACATCGCTTCAATGTGATGTTCAAGTAAGGCATGACAAATCTCGGATTTATCGGAAAAATGACGATAAAGTGTGCCGGTACCAATTTGAGCTGTTTCTGCTATTTTTTTCATGCTGACCTTTTCGACTTCATTATTGTTAAAGAGTGTTTGTGCGGTTTTCATAATCAGTTGTTCATTTTTAATCGCGTCACTACGTTTGGCCATGCTCTCCCTCCGTACGTATCATTGTTTGTCTTAGACGAGATTAATTATAAATGAGATGGGTGTCCGCTTACAAATTTTCTGCTCCAACAAAGATTGTAGCCATTCTTTTTGATGTGAGGTATTTGAATCGTAAACGCTTAAATCTTTTTTACTAAGTAGTCAAAGAAGGTTAGAATGCGTTTATTTTTAACGGAGAAAAGTGTATTTAATGCTTACAAAAGTCTGCAAATAAAGAAAAAGCTAAAAACGTGATAGACACGCTTCTAGCTTTTTCTTTCATCTAATATTTTTTTTGCTTATGATTGCGCAATATTGACTAAAATTTTAGCTTGAGATTTATCGCTGACTAATTGTTTAAATCCTCTTTCAACGATATCTTCAAGTTGGATATGGTCAGTGACCACACCTTTTACATTTAAGTTGCCTTCAGCCATTAAATCAATAGTTTGTTGGAAAGTCGTTGGTGTATATGCAATTGTTGATGTTAGTTTCACACCAGTATTTGTTAATTGCATTGGATGCCATTCAATCGGTCTACCAAAAATAGAAACGATAACGACAGTACCACGTGGTTTTTGTAATATTGATTGAATCTTTCAATGTTTGTGCCACACCTGCAACTTCAAATGTAACAT from Staphylococcus schleiferi includes the following:
- a CDS encoding NAD(P)-dependent oxidoreductase, which gives rise to MKVGIIGATGKSGRLITDEALKRGLDVTAIVRDASKLEQSEVKVLEKDIFDLTTKDLSVFDVVVNAFGTPIGQTQPHIDAGCVLIEALSGTETRLVVLGGAGSLYVDTSRKQNGFSAGTVPDFAYEIAIGQAKNLEDLQATSNLNWTFVSPSAFYDPEGPRTGRYRIGGDVMLYNSDGESYLSYPDMALAIVDEVESGDHNRQQMTVVSEKHI
- a CDS encoding TetR/AcrR family transcriptional regulator; translation: MAKRSDAIKNEQLIMKTAQTLFNNNEVEKVSMKKIAETAQIGTGTLYRHFSDKSEICHALLEHHIEAMFEKIEQQKQRVSDQQEVLRFIFLTLIQLMEDHVDLLKEIERKDKQNRVMMQTPFYLKLKDEAVACITQLNIVSDPDFHADLLLNSFSADVFEYQHYVKKIPSEQFVDRVLKIFVRGVQS
- a CDS encoding multidrug effflux MFS transporter, which produces MKEKRISRIFILIMAGLSAFGPLSIDMYLPALPEVKSMLNTTTAHVQLTLTFFMVGLAVGNVVLGTLSDNTGRKKPLTTSLIVYILSSVAIALTPNITLLIIFRFIQGVSGGAGIVLARAIATDLYKGKALTQFLAMLMLVNGAAPVLAPMFGGAILSFGDFRILFWILAILALLMLLGAHFKIDETLPPELRRQGNFKSVIADFKLLLTRRSFVVPMLIQGFTFAMFFGYLAASPFIMQNIYHLTAQQYSYIFALTGIGLIGTAQLTGRLVEHINQHTLFRIYSMIQLIGTGIAIVALLNHLSLWILLPAFLLIVAPVAGIGTLGFAIAMEGQQKGIGSASSLVGLMQYFIGAIATPLVGLQGEHSFIPYIIVITITMSLIVIFQLYQFFIVERKYTPSQS
- a CDS encoding FMN-dependent NADH-azoreductase, encoding MTQLLYITAHPLNELVSSSMAAGKAFKEAYEQAHPEDEVVHIDLFKEDIPQIDADVFSGWGKLQNGEQLTEDESRKVNRLNEIVETFINADKYVFVSPMWNLSIPPVLKAYLDAVSVAGKTFKYTSEGPVGLLTDKKALHIQARGGYYSEGPGAELELGDRYVRTMMGFYGVPSYETVIIEGHNAEPERSEEIKNAAIQKAQEVAKTF